From the genome of bacterium, one region includes:
- a CDS encoding acylphosphatase — translation MSGEFKRVRVTVRGNVQGVGYRYFVLERAQSLGIHGWVRNLFDGRVEAELEGGDDAVKMLIDAMREGPTFAHVQQVQTFPLGGGGEYDNFRVRPDGQ, via the coding sequence ATGAGCGGCGAATTCAAGCGCGTGCGGGTAACGGTGCGTGGCAACGTGCAAGGCGTAGGCTACCGCTATTTCGTCCTCGAGCGCGCACAGTCGTTGGGCATTCACGGATGGGTGCGCAATTTGTTTGACGGACGCGTCGAAGCCGAGCTTGAAGGCGGTGACGACGCCGTCAAAATGTTGATTGATGCAATGCGCGAGGGGCCGACCTTCGCCCACGTACAGCAGGTCCAGACGTTTCCGCTCGGCGGCGGCGGCGAATATGACAACTTCCGCGTGCGGCCTGATGGACAGTAA
- a CDS encoding FAD-dependent thymidylate synthase — protein sequence MAGYNVDAELLSETVEILRELDHLSKSIGNNPSASDLKDAMERLGEELRSRVDFEAFTPETISAAYARISRDPSHVTELRRSARFSVARARKSNENIIFGLGHASVAEHAAFNFDISHLSRLAAEELQFHRLQSFTEKSQRYITIGEEYVVPIEIAGTEQEPVFRQAVARLFQAYNVIFEALTDYHLPEDASALSKTDVRDLENRAKEDARYLLPLACATQMGMTLNARNLEHLLWELSDHPLSEVHELGQALHVAVGRMAPSLVKYTTRGSYPRSNRAKLAGIMRKQSPSSQKMQFWSEPRVELVDYDESAEDRVIKAFRFTAGGADSGDISRDPHEFWAEIYRDLGAHDPVYREFESARATFILEMSATCYAQFKRHRLMTQLVQTYDLQYSAVVPPAIESLGQGERFRSAVQEASLAASALLRYNPLIAPYLLTNAHVKRVMCVLNARELYHLARLRCDSHAQWEIQILATKMVESLRPKWPNLLALACGKDKFPEQYAEISRRMGF from the coding sequence TTGGCCGGCTACAATGTCGATGCAGAGCTACTCTCCGAAACCGTGGAGATTCTGCGCGAGTTGGACCACCTCTCCAAGTCCATTGGGAACAACCCGTCCGCAAGTGATCTCAAGGACGCTATGGAACGCCTTGGGGAGGAGTTGCGGTCGCGTGTTGATTTTGAAGCGTTTACGCCCGAGACGATCTCGGCTGCCTATGCCCGCATCAGTCGTGATCCATCCCATGTGACCGAGTTGCGGCGGTCGGCACGGTTCAGCGTGGCGCGTGCTCGAAAGTCGAATGAGAACATCATTTTTGGACTGGGGCACGCATCCGTGGCCGAGCACGCGGCGTTCAATTTCGATATCTCGCACTTGTCTCGCCTGGCGGCGGAGGAGCTACAATTCCACCGACTCCAGAGTTTCACCGAGAAATCTCAACGGTATATCACGATTGGGGAGGAGTACGTTGTTCCCATCGAGATTGCCGGGACCGAACAGGAACCTGTGTTTCGGCAAGCGGTTGCGCGGCTGTTTCAGGCCTATAATGTGATCTTTGAGGCATTGACGGACTATCACCTGCCCGAGGATGCGTCGGCCCTAAGCAAGACCGACGTGCGCGACCTCGAGAACCGTGCAAAAGAGGATGCCCGCTATCTCTTGCCGCTGGCCTGCGCGACGCAAATGGGGATGACCTTGAATGCTCGCAATCTCGAGCACCTGTTGTGGGAGCTGTCGGACCACCCATTGTCTGAGGTCCACGAGTTGGGCCAGGCGCTGCATGTTGCTGTGGGGCGGATGGCTCCTTCTCTCGTAAAATATACGACGCGCGGATCCTATCCTCGGTCGAATCGGGCAAAACTTGCAGGGATAATGCGAAAACAAAGTCCCTCTTCGCAGAAAATGCAGTTTTGGTCCGAACCGCGAGTTGAACTGGTTGATTATGATGAATCTGCTGAGGATCGCGTCATTAAGGCGTTCAGGTTCACTGCCGGGGGTGCCGATTCGGGCGACATCAGCCGGGATCCGCACGAATTCTGGGCCGAGATCTATCGGGACTTGGGTGCTCATGATCCTGTTTACCGTGAATTTGAGAGTGCTCGCGCGACCTTCATTTTGGAGATGAGTGCGACCTGCTATGCCCAGTTCAAGCGGCACCGCTTGATGACTCAGCTTGTACAAACCTATGATTTACAATATTCTGCGGTCGTTCCGCCGGCAATAGAGTCGCTTGGCCAAGGGGAGAGATTCCGGTCGGCCGTCCAAGAAGCAAGTCTGGCGGCCTCGGCCTTGCTGCGCTACAATCCGTTGATCGCACCCTATCTTCTTACGAATGCACATGTTAAGCGGGTTATGTGTGTTCTGAACGCCCGCGAGTTGTACCATTTGGCGCGACTCCGATGCGATTCCCATGCCCAGTGGGAGATACAGATTTTGGCCACTAAAATGGTGGAATCTCTTCGACCTAAATGGCCAAACCTTCTCGCTTTAGCATGTGGAAAGGACAAGTTTCCCGAACAATATGCTGAAATCTCCCGCCGTATGGGATTTTAA
- the flgB gene encoding flagellar basal body rod protein FlgB, whose product MADNLIQNFLVQQNPTAVTLKAMLDAQATRQRAHAQNIANAETPGYQRVRVDFEDMLREKLDGADQTLARGDQRHVGATDELDGLTHRVTREPLLEDLTGVNGVNIEEEMAEMAETQLRYLAALELLRRRYDGMKSAITGNVR is encoded by the coding sequence ATGGCAGATAACCTGATTCAGAACTTCTTGGTCCAGCAGAATCCGACCGCGGTCACGCTGAAGGCCATGCTCGACGCCCAGGCGACGCGGCAGCGTGCGCATGCGCAAAACATTGCCAATGCAGAAACGCCCGGCTACCAGCGTGTACGCGTGGATTTTGAAGACATGTTGCGGGAGAAGCTCGACGGCGCAGATCAAACATTAGCGCGGGGCGATCAACGCCATGTGGGCGCCACCGACGAGCTGGACGGTCTGACGCATCGTGTAACTCGCGAACCGCTGCTCGAGGATCTGACCGGCGTCAATGGCGTGAACATTGAAGAGGAAATGGCAGAGATGGCCGAAACGCAGTTGCGGTATCTCGCCGCGCTGGAGCTGCTAAGGCGTCGTTATGATGGCATGAAGTCGGCTATCACCGGCAACGTTCGGTAG
- a CDS encoding phosphoribosylformylglycinamidine cyclo-ligase, giving the protein MASTYATSGVNLDRAAVAKRLISAAAKSTHTPNVVRGIGLFGGFFALDDAPDGQVLVASTDGVGTKVLLGTQLGKLDGLGEDLVHHSINDILVCGARPLFFLDYLAFGKLDPDLAGVLAESMARGCRSHGVALIGGETAEMPGLYEEGHFDLAGTIVGSVKRSAIFDGTKVKRGDVLIGVASSGPHTNGYSLIRKVLEPKNAADELDSLTLSDGVRFSDAVMAPHRCYWNEMQPLLGHPGLHAMSHITGGGLVENTERVLRDGLHLDVDWSAWALPELFARIQEWGGVADDEMRRVFNCGIGLVLIVAAESESEFHAAFARNGERVFTIGRVV; this is encoded by the coding sequence GTGGCCTCAACCTACGCCACGTCCGGCGTAAATCTCGACCGTGCTGCGGTTGCCAAGCGCCTTATTTCTGCGGCTGCGAAATCAACCCACACTCCTAATGTAGTGCGCGGCATCGGCCTGTTCGGGGGTTTCTTTGCGCTGGATGATGCGCCGGACGGCCAAGTTCTGGTGGCCTCGACGGATGGTGTCGGGACAAAGGTGCTTCTGGGTACCCAACTCGGTAAGCTTGACGGCCTCGGAGAGGACCTTGTCCATCACTCGATCAATGACATTCTGGTTTGTGGCGCACGGCCGTTGTTCTTCCTGGACTACCTGGCCTTCGGGAAACTCGATCCCGACCTCGCCGGTGTCCTCGCCGAAAGCATGGCGCGCGGCTGTCGCAGCCATGGGGTTGCGCTGATCGGCGGCGAAACGGCGGAAATGCCGGGGCTATACGAGGAAGGGCACTTTGATTTGGCCGGTACGATCGTCGGCTCGGTGAAACGCAGCGCGATCTTCGACGGGACAAAAGTCAAGCGTGGTGACGTGCTCATCGGCGTGGCATCCAGCGGGCCGCATACGAATGGGTATTCGTTGATTCGCAAGGTGCTCGAACCCAAAAACGCAGCGGACGAACTGGACTCGCTTACACTGTCCGACGGCGTGAGATTCAGCGATGCCGTGATGGCGCCGCACCGTTGCTACTGGAATGAGATGCAGCCGCTGCTGGGACATCCGGGGCTGCACGCGATGTCTCACATCACCGGAGGTGGATTGGTCGAAAACACCGAACGCGTGCTGCGCGATGGCCTGCATCTTGACGTGGATTGGAGCGCCTGGGCATTGCCGGAACTGTTCGCCAGAATCCAAGAGTGGGGTGGGGTGGCGGATGACGAAATGCGGCGGGTGTTCAACTGCGGCATCGGTCTGGTCCTCATCGTGGCGGCGGAGTCCGAGTCTGAGTTTCATGCGGCGTTCGCGCGCAACGGTGAACGTGTCTTCACAATCGGGCGCGTCGTTTGA
- a CDS encoding NAD(P)-dependent glycerol-3-phosphate dehydrogenase produces MRVTVIGAGSWGTALAIHAAALGHDVRLWARESDLVAEMRETKRNLRYLPEGRWSENLTPHDDMREALADAEVVVLSIPLQFVRSLLQQYGALVPACYCVGTAKGIETATGKLEHEIVHEVLPGLDMTRYAALSGPTLAAEVALGMPTSAVVASNDEATRKILQQALSSEKLRLYRSADVLGVEFAGAMKNVIALAAGMVDGMGYGANTKGTLITRGLAELARLGEALGGARKTFMGLSGLGDLTTTCMSPRSRNRSCGEFIGRGDSLAVALEKTGQVAEGVWTARAALDLGRKHGVSVPITEGVCAVLEGTVSAKDAVRGLMERQLKEED; encoded by the coding sequence ATGCGCGTTACGGTGATCGGAGCGGGAAGCTGGGGAACGGCGCTGGCGATTCATGCGGCGGCGCTCGGGCACGATGTACGATTGTGGGCGCGCGAAAGCGACCTCGTCGCCGAGATGCGCGAGACGAAACGCAATCTGCGCTATCTACCGGAGGGCCGATGGTCGGAAAACCTGACGCCGCACGATGACATGCGCGAAGCGCTCGCCGATGCCGAAGTCGTTGTTCTCTCGATCCCGCTGCAGTTCGTGCGGAGTTTATTGCAGCAATACGGAGCTTTGGTCCCGGCGTGTTATTGTGTGGGTACGGCCAAGGGCATTGAGACCGCGACCGGCAAACTCGAACACGAAATTGTGCATGAGGTGCTGCCGGGGCTGGATATGACGCGCTATGCTGCGCTGTCCGGTCCGACATTGGCCGCCGAAGTTGCTCTGGGGATGCCGACCTCCGCCGTCGTGGCGAGCAATGATGAAGCCACCCGGAAAATTCTGCAACAGGCGTTGTCTTCAGAGAAATTGCGACTCTACCGCTCGGCGGACGTGCTTGGGGTAGAATTCGCGGGTGCGATGAAGAATGTGATCGCGCTCGCGGCCGGCATGGTGGACGGTATGGGCTACGGCGCCAACACGAAGGGTACCTTGATTACTCGTGGATTAGCGGAACTTGCTCGTCTGGGCGAGGCGCTGGGAGGCGCGCGCAAGACGTTCATGGGCCTCTCTGGTTTAGGTGACTTGACGACGACGTGCATGTCGCCGCGCAGCCGCAATCGCAGTTGCGGTGAGTTCATTGGCCGTGGCGACTCGCTGGCCGTGGCATTGGAGAAAACTGGGCAGGTGGCCGAAGGTGTGTGGACGGCCCGCGCGGCCTTGGACCTGGGACGCAAACACGGTGTGAGCGTGCCCATAACCGAAGGTGTGTGCGCGGTTCTTGAAGGAACGGTGAGCGCGAAGGACGCGGTGCGGGGATTGATGGAGCGACAACTGAAAGAGGAGGATTAA
- a CDS encoding FAD-binding protein codes for MTTSACGLMDSKVLSDLQAALAADELLLPGGLNFENYGHDETEDLYFAPEVVARPKSVAAVQAVVRVAAQHNVPIVTRGGGTGLSGGALPVQGGIVLSTERLNSILEIDRENFFLQVEPGVITQVLQEEVEKVGLFYPVDPASRGSCTIGGNVAEGAGGPRALKYGTTKDYVFGLDVVLANGELVRYGGKRLKDVTGFNMVQLFVGSEGTLGVIVGITLKLLPLPRHRRTLMAPFANLDDAARAVPAIMQRGVIPCALELMPQACLQAIEARRGEPVPFSDAAACLLIEVDGNDEAVLESEIELIGEALAACGCGDVNVADSPAQQAKLWAIRRAAGEAVKAISPYKEEDTVVPRSELPNLVRGVHDICNRHGVRMICYGHAGDGNLHVNLLREGLSEAEWTFRTEAAIPEIFELTVRLGGTISGEHGIGLVQRGYLHLGIGPAAMNSMRAVKQALDPKGILNPGKIFPQAD; via the coding sequence ATGACAACTTCCGCGTGCGGCCTGATGGACAGTAAGGTACTGAGCGACTTGCAGGCCGCGTTGGCGGCCGACGAGCTGCTGCTGCCCGGCGGCTTGAACTTTGAAAACTACGGTCACGACGAGACCGAGGACCTGTACTTTGCCCCTGAAGTCGTAGCGCGGCCCAAGAGCGTTGCTGCGGTGCAGGCGGTTGTCAGGGTGGCGGCCCAGCACAATGTCCCGATCGTGACGCGCGGCGGAGGAACCGGACTTTCAGGTGGGGCGTTGCCAGTTCAGGGCGGGATTGTGCTCTCAACGGAACGGCTCAACAGCATTCTCGAAATAGATCGTGAGAATTTCTTCCTACAGGTAGAGCCCGGCGTGATTACGCAGGTTCTGCAGGAAGAGGTTGAGAAAGTCGGGCTGTTCTATCCGGTGGATCCCGCGAGTCGTGGTTCATGCACGATCGGCGGGAATGTCGCCGAAGGAGCAGGCGGTCCGCGAGCCTTGAAATACGGCACGACCAAGGACTACGTCTTTGGTTTGGATGTTGTGCTGGCGAATGGCGAACTTGTGCGCTATGGCGGCAAGCGGCTCAAGGATGTGACCGGATTCAACATGGTGCAGCTGTTTGTGGGCAGCGAGGGGACGCTCGGGGTCATTGTCGGCATCACGCTGAAACTGCTGCCGTTGCCGCGGCATCGCCGGACGCTAATGGCTCCATTCGCAAATCTCGATGATGCCGCGCGCGCCGTTCCGGCGATCATGCAACGTGGCGTGATTCCCTGTGCGCTTGAACTTATGCCACAGGCATGTTTGCAAGCGATTGAAGCGCGGCGCGGCGAGCCGGTGCCGTTCTCAGATGCGGCGGCGTGCCTGCTGATTGAAGTTGACGGCAATGATGAAGCCGTGCTCGAGAGCGAAATTGAGCTAATCGGCGAAGCGCTCGCGGCCTGCGGCTGCGGTGACGTGAACGTCGCTGACAGCCCTGCACAGCAAGCCAAGCTTTGGGCAATTCGGCGCGCGGCAGGCGAGGCCGTCAAAGCGATTTCGCCTTACAAGGAAGAGGACACCGTTGTGCCGCGCAGTGAGCTGCCCAATTTGGTGCGCGGTGTCCACGACATTTGTAACCGCCACGGTGTGCGCATGATCTGTTACGGTCACGCCGGCGACGGTAATCTGCATGTGAATCTGCTGCGCGAGGGGCTCTCTGAGGCTGAATGGACGTTCCGCACGGAGGCTGCCATTCCGGAGATTTTTGAGCTCACGGTTCGACTCGGAGGTACGATCAGCGGCGAGCACGGGATCGGCCTGGTCCAGCGGGGTTACTTGCATTTGGGCATTGGTCCGGCCGCCATGAACAGCATGAGGGCAGTTAAGCAAGCTCTTGATCCTAAAGGAATTCTGAATCCCGGCAAAATCTTTCCGCAGGCTGACTAA
- the plsY gene encoding glycerol-3-phosphate 1-O-acyltransferase PlsY: MSLWLAALMGYLIGGIPTGIWLTKAIAGQDPRAVGSGSSGATNVSRLLGKKWGVVVLLLDGLKGFLPVALVAPLVWPHQAAQAQAFMACGAVAGHVFTPYARFRGGKGVATAGGAMAAVHGMALLMALGVWILAFVASRRVSLSSMCAAAAFPLLMYVGEERPEMTEVMSGIVLALFLFYTHRENIQRLINGTEPRYR; encoded by the coding sequence TTGAGTCTGTGGCTTGCGGCATTGATGGGCTATTTGATCGGCGGTATTCCCACCGGAATCTGGCTGACAAAGGCCATCGCAGGTCAAGACCCGCGGGCGGTCGGCTCGGGTAGTTCGGGTGCCACAAATGTTTCGCGATTGTTGGGCAAGAAATGGGGAGTCGTGGTGCTCCTGCTGGACGGGCTGAAGGGGTTCCTGCCTGTGGCGCTGGTTGCGCCGCTGGTCTGGCCTCACCAAGCTGCGCAGGCGCAGGCTTTCATGGCGTGCGGTGCGGTCGCCGGACATGTTTTTACGCCCTATGCGAGATTTCGCGGCGGCAAGGGAGTGGCCACCGCAGGAGGTGCCATGGCCGCGGTACACGGAATGGCGCTGCTGATGGCACTCGGAGTCTGGATCCTAGCGTTCGTCGCGTCGCGTCGCGTCTCACTTTCGTCAATGTGCGCCGCCGCCGCATTTCCGTTGCTAATGTACGTTGGTGAAGAGCGCCCGGAGATGACCGAAGTAATGTCCGGCATTGTGCTGGCGCTCTTTTTGTTTTATACACACCGGGAAAATATCCAACGGCTGATCAACGGCACTGAGCCGAGGTATCGCTGA
- a CDS encoding lamin tail domain-containing protein, whose product MDAQFDENLNEVSAETVANYSVDLGIGAPTTAVLQGDGSTVRLTFGTTLPAATYTLTVNNVTDIAGNPVAANSTAQFTILPSPYDVVFTEFMPNPNFAGTADSLGEWFEIYNRGANTLNMNGWIVSDANGSDTLEGTPTVAPGSYFVFCSNGDGATNGGVPEDYAYHFGTSGWGLALSNGTGEAVTLRDASNVTVASVNYNTFPYAAGASAQLSANNLDPANPANWCVATQGWNGANNGDFGTPGAASICGLPAVPDTVTICQIRQQDTCGVSLWNDSLIVTYGIVTYNDSCRRNMFVESNGCAVLVFGSAAQTNLIGNTRKALPGDSVRVRGALDMFGGVTEYSQFALEAAEVTFLSENNPLPAAVAVTANAISQNAASCGPEAYESRHVLLQNVAFDTTGGVDTFAANTNYRLFSGTDTVEFRVNACDTLADLPIPLGPLNVSAILAQFDTVGCGCQGYQLVTGRLAPFATAACGQPVELTLYRLPATNTVQLRWHAPFENSCGCYYVWYAIASEPVFPTDYTLVTPTPISATFYDDSALLSPDTRRIYVVTGTPCP is encoded by the coding sequence GTGGACGCACAATTCGATGAGAATCTGAATGAAGTCTCCGCCGAAACCGTAGCCAACTACAGCGTCGACCTGGGAATCGGTGCGCCGACGACCGCTGTGCTGCAGGGTGACGGCAGCACCGTACGCCTGACTTTTGGCACGACACTTCCTGCCGCGACCTATACGCTTACCGTTAACAATGTCACCGACATTGCGGGCAACCCCGTTGCGGCTAATAGCACGGCGCAATTCACGATTCTTCCGTCGCCATACGATGTTGTCTTCACCGAGTTCATGCCGAACCCGAATTTCGCCGGAACGGCGGACAGTCTGGGTGAGTGGTTCGAAATCTATAATCGCGGCGCCAACACGTTGAACATGAACGGATGGATTGTCTCGGACGCGAACGGTTCGGATACTCTGGAAGGCACACCGACGGTTGCTCCCGGTTCATATTTCGTCTTCTGCTCGAACGGAGACGGTGCGACCAATGGCGGAGTACCTGAAGATTACGCCTATCATTTTGGCACGTCGGGTTGGGGCTTGGCCCTCAGCAATGGGACCGGTGAAGCGGTCACCTTGCGAGATGCATCCAATGTGACGGTCGCCTCGGTAAATTACAATACGTTCCCCTATGCGGCAGGCGCCAGCGCGCAGCTTTCGGCCAACAATCTCGATCCCGCGAATCCGGCCAACTGGTGCGTCGCGACGCAGGGCTGGAACGGCGCAAACAACGGTGACTTCGGGACCCCCGGTGCTGCTTCGATTTGCGGCCTTCCGGCGGTTCCGGACACGGTCACGATCTGCCAGATTCGCCAGCAGGACACCTGCGGTGTTTCGCTGTGGAACGATTCGCTGATTGTAACGTACGGTATTGTGACCTACAACGACTCCTGCCGTCGCAACATGTTCGTTGAGTCCAACGGCTGCGCGGTTCTGGTCTTTGGCAGCGCGGCGCAGACGAATCTGATTGGCAACACACGCAAGGCGCTGCCCGGTGACTCCGTCCGCGTCCGAGGCGCGCTGGACATGTTTGGCGGTGTCACTGAGTATTCACAGTTTGCGCTCGAGGCCGCTGAAGTGACTTTCCTGTCTGAGAACAACCCGCTTCCCGCGGCGGTAGCGGTCACCGCGAACGCCATTTCCCAGAATGCGGCGAGCTGTGGTCCCGAAGCGTACGAATCGCGCCATGTCCTCCTGCAGAACGTGGCCTTCGATACGACGGGTGGTGTTGACACGTTTGCTGCGAACACCAATTACCGCCTGTTCAGCGGAACGGATACGGTAGAATTCCGAGTCAACGCTTGTGATACTCTGGCCGACCTGCCGATCCCGTTGGGTCCGCTGAACGTATCGGCCATCCTCGCGCAATTTGACACGGTTGGCTGTGGTTGCCAGGGCTATCAATTGGTTACCGGTCGTCTGGCGCCGTTTGCGACCGCCGCCTGCGGCCAGCCGGTAGAGCTGACGCTGTACCGTCTCCCGGCGACTAATACCGTTCAACTGCGCTGGCATGCACCGTTTGAGAATTCATGCGGCTGCTATTACGTTTGGTACGCCATCGCCTCGGAACCCGTGTTCCCGACCGATTACACCTTGGTCACTCCCACGCCGATTTCTGCGACGTTCTATGATGACTCCGCCTTGCTGAGTCCCGACACGCGCCGGATTTACGTCGTGACGGGAACTCCCTGCCCATAA
- the asnS gene encoding asparagine--tRNA ligase: MEKFVTPSAPHIYIENAAAWDGQEVTLKGWVYNTRSSGKIRFVIVRDGTGIMQCVGSINDIGDAGFEAVDRLSQESSVMVVGTVRKEPRAPGGFEMTLKQVVPVHVALGEFPISPKEHGTAFLMDNRHLWLRSKRQVSIMRVRHTIVKAIRDFFDGRGFTLFDPPIFTNAACEGTSTLFETDYFGEKAYLSQSGQLYGECGAMALGKIYTFGPTFRAEKSKTRRHLTEFWMIEPEVAYMDMWGAAELAEDMICFIVQRILETRQEDLKVIERDPAIIERIQKPFPRLSYTDAIDVLKKGGHEIEWGGDIGGDEETTISNQHDRPVILYHFPADLKAFYMKRDPADPKLALGFDVLAPEGKGEVIGGGQREDDYDTLCGRIKEHGLNIEDFEWFLDLRKYGTVPHAGFGLGLERTVAWMCGLPHVRETIPFPRMISRLKP, from the coding sequence ATGGAGAAGTTTGTGACGCCGAGTGCGCCGCATATATATATCGAGAATGCCGCCGCATGGGACGGTCAGGAAGTTACCCTCAAGGGTTGGGTGTACAATACGCGCTCCTCGGGCAAGATCCGTTTCGTGATCGTGCGCGACGGAACGGGCATCATGCAATGTGTCGGGTCCATCAATGACATCGGCGATGCCGGCTTTGAGGCCGTAGACCGGCTGTCGCAGGAATCGTCCGTGATGGTCGTCGGCACGGTGCGCAAAGAACCACGCGCGCCCGGCGGCTTCGAAATGACGCTAAAACAAGTTGTCCCGGTCCACGTAGCCCTGGGCGAATTCCCGATTTCGCCGAAAGAACATGGCACCGCGTTCCTGATGGACAACCGGCATCTGTGGCTGCGCAGCAAGCGGCAAGTTTCGATCATGCGCGTGCGCCACACGATCGTCAAAGCGATCCGCGATTTCTTCGACGGACGCGGCTTCACCCTGTTTGATCCACCCATTTTCACCAACGCCGCTTGCGAAGGCACGTCAACGCTGTTTGAAACGGACTACTTCGGCGAAAAGGCCTACCTGTCGCAGTCGGGCCAACTCTACGGTGAATGCGGTGCGATGGCATTGGGGAAAATCTACACCTTCGGACCGACCTTTCGCGCTGAGAAATCCAAGACACGCCGGCACCTTACGGAGTTCTGGATGATTGAACCGGAAGTCGCGTATATGGATATGTGGGGCGCCGCTGAGTTGGCGGAAGACATGATCTGCTTTATCGTGCAGAGAATTCTGGAAACGCGGCAAGAGGACCTGAAGGTCATCGAGCGCGATCCGGCGATTATCGAGCGGATTCAGAAGCCTTTCCCGCGACTGAGCTACACCGATGCAATTGACGTCTTGAAAAAGGGTGGGCACGAGATCGAATGGGGTGGAGACATCGGCGGCGACGAAGAGACAACGATTTCAAACCAGCACGACCGGCCGGTGATTCTCTATCATTTCCCTGCCGATCTGAAGGCATTTTATATGAAGCGCGATCCGGCTGATCCCAAGCTCGCGCTGGGCTTCGATGTGCTCGCCCCTGAGGGCAAGGGCGAAGTCATCGGCGGGGGACAGCGCGAAGATGATTATGATACGCTCTGCGGTCGCATCAAGGAACACGGTTTGAACATCGAAGATTTCGAGTGGTTTCTCGACTTGCGCAAATACGGTACCGTCCCCCACGCAGGTTTCGGGCTCGGGCTCGAACGAACTGTCGCATGGATGTGCGGTTTGCCGCACGTACGCGAGACGATTCCGTTCCCGCGCATGATCTCCCGGCTGAAGCCATAA
- a CDS encoding lamin tail domain-containing protein produces the protein MRHLRGLFLLLGCLALSLPVMAQSFGDVVITEVMYDDTASGDVEWVEIHNTTTAAINIGDWVLLDDDIYPGNGGEGVIRVPVGTTIGADAYLVLTKETTTGLPGVIVCTQITGSFGLTNTPDNIALYTAATGGTLIDGSLTVSYPDEATNNAGNSIEKCDVNSTWSGNGADWIESTTVFAAVGRYRHCTPGAANTPCADGTPPALVSVTAVSSSQIDVLFNESVNQTVAETEANYVVNNGVGSPLTALRDGTNLALVHLTVSAMSPNSYTLTVSTMQDLAGNTATNLVGNFTVVGSGSNSVVITEVMYDDTASGADVEWIEIFNTTGAAINIGGWIVTDHSAYPPTSEGTLYIPAGTVINAGQYLVLSSVDMTEITGEVVCPDSVGGWGLNNSGDNLAIFTALSGGTLVHGSLTLNYPDLAGANAGNSIEVCQGDVGQAWDVVQWYESANVFATTGRFRLCSPGIDGRHSSDIKPGGRTIR, from the coding sequence TGGCTCAGAGCTTCGGCGACGTCGTGATCACGGAAGTCATGTACGATGATACGGCAAGCGGGGATGTCGAGTGGGTTGAAATCCACAACACGACCACGGCGGCCATTAACATCGGCGACTGGGTTTTGCTTGACGACGATATCTATCCCGGCAACGGCGGCGAAGGCGTAATTCGTGTTCCTGTGGGAACGACGATCGGTGCCGATGCGTACCTTGTGCTTACCAAAGAAACCACAACGGGACTTCCGGGAGTAATTGTCTGCACGCAGATTACGGGCAGTTTTGGTCTCACCAATACGCCGGACAATATCGCTCTGTACACCGCGGCAACTGGCGGCACGTTGATTGACGGATCGCTGACGGTGAGCTATCCGGACGAGGCCACGAATAACGCCGGAAATTCAATCGAAAAATGCGACGTTAACTCAACGTGGAGCGGTAACGGTGCCGACTGGATCGAATCCACCACGGTTTTTGCCGCCGTCGGTCGCTACCGCCACTGTACCCCGGGCGCGGCCAACACACCGTGCGCCGATGGCACGCCCCCGGCCCTCGTGAGCGTTACGGCGGTCTCTTCATCGCAGATTGACGTCCTGTTCAACGAGAGTGTGAACCAGACGGTCGCCGAGACCGAAGCCAATTACGTCGTCAACAACGGCGTCGGCAGTCCGCTTACGGCGCTGCGCGACGGCACCAACTTGGCGCTCGTTCATCTGACGGTTTCGGCGATGTCGCCGAACTCCTACACGTTGACCGTCTCGACGATGCAAGACCTTGCCGGTAACACCGCAACGAATCTCGTCGGGAACTTCACGGTTGTCGGAAGCGGTTCGAATTCCGTGGTCATCACCGAAGTTATGTACGATGACACCGCTTCCGGAGCGGATGTCGAGTGGATCGAAATTTTCAACACCACCGGAGCCGCAATCAATATCGGTGGTTGGATCGTGACCGACCATAGCGCGTATCCGCCGACCAGCGAAGGCACGCTCTATATCCCGGCCGGGACGGTTATCAACGCCGGGCAGTACCTTGTGCTCAGCAGCGTGGACATGACCGAAATCACGGGTGAAGTAGTTTGCCCGGACTCGGTTGGTGGCTGGGGCCTGAACAATAGCGGTGACAACCTTGCGATCTTCACCGCGTTGAGCGGTGGCACACTGGTGCACGGTTCGTTGACGCTCAACTATCCCGACTTGGCCGGAGCGAATGCCGGCAACTCGATTGAAGTCTGTCAGGGCGATGTGGGTCAGGCTTGGGATGTGGTGCAATGGTATGAATCCGCCAATGTGTTCGCAACGACTGGCCGCTTCCGGCTGTGCTCGCCCGGTATTGACGGGCGCCACAGTAGTGACATCAAGCCAGGTGGACGCACAATTCGATGA